In Salinarimonas sp., a genomic segment contains:
- the pyrH gene encoding UMP kinase — protein MPYKRILVKLSGEALQASDGYWLDAQVLAGLAEDIARAQGAGFEIALVIGGGNIIRGARMSAAGWIDRATADSMGMLATVMNSLALETALNAAGVPARTMSAVSMPTICETYARQPALHHLEKGQVVVLAGGTGNPFFTTDTSAVLRAAELRCDAVLKATNVDGVYSADPKRDPQAQRYDRLTHDEAIGRDLKVMDTAAFALAREQKLPIIVGSVHAPSSVVAILEGAAPATVVAP, from the coding sequence ATGCCCTACAAGCGTATTCTGGTAAAGCTCTCCGGCGAGGCCCTTCAGGCGTCCGACGGCTACTGGCTCGACGCCCAGGTCCTCGCCGGGCTCGCCGAGGACATCGCCCGGGCTCAGGGCGCGGGCTTCGAGATCGCCCTCGTGATCGGCGGCGGCAACATCATCCGCGGCGCGCGCATGAGCGCCGCCGGGTGGATCGACCGCGCCACCGCGGACTCGATGGGCATGCTCGCCACCGTGATGAACTCGCTCGCGCTCGAGACCGCCCTCAACGCCGCCGGCGTGCCGGCGCGCACCATGTCGGCCGTGTCGATGCCCACCATCTGCGAGACCTACGCCCGCCAGCCGGCCCTGCACCATCTGGAGAAGGGCCAGGTGGTGGTGCTCGCCGGCGGCACCGGCAACCCGTTCTTCACTACCGACACCTCCGCCGTGCTGCGCGCCGCGGAGCTGCGCTGCGACGCCGTGCTCAAGGCGACGAACGTCGACGGCGTCTATTCCGCCGACCCCAAGCGCGATCCGCAGGCGCAGCGATACGACCGCCTCACCCACGACGAGGCGATCGGGCGCGACCTCAAGGTGATGGACACCGCCGCCTTCGCGCTCGCCCGCGAGCAGAAGCTGCCGATCATCGTCGGCAGCGTGCACGCGCCCTCCTCGGTCGTCGCCATCCTGGAGGGCGCTGCGCCCGCGACCGTGGTCGCCCCTTGA
- a CDS encoding Crp/Fnr family transcriptional regulator has product MSVSMELLFGDAPTRALRDGDVVFRVGAPVESVLFVRSGAVALVRHTQAGSRLVLHRARPGTIVAEASAWSETYHCDGVALGDTALAALPRAAFRAALAREPALLEAWAADLARAVQAARLRAEIRSLRTVPERLDAWLDAFGALPERGRRQEVAEEIGVTREALYRELARRDADGRRAP; this is encoded by the coding sequence ATGTCCGTCTCGATGGAGCTCCTGTTCGGCGACGCGCCGACCCGTGCCCTGCGCGACGGCGACGTCGTCTTTCGCGTCGGCGCGCCCGTGGAGAGCGTCCTCTTCGTGCGGTCGGGCGCCGTCGCCCTCGTCCGGCACACGCAGGCCGGGAGCCGGCTCGTCCTGCACCGGGCGAGGCCGGGCACGATCGTCGCCGAGGCGTCGGCCTGGTCCGAGACCTACCATTGCGACGGCGTCGCGCTCGGGGACACGGCTCTCGCGGCGCTGCCCCGCGCGGCCTTCCGGGCGGCGCTCGCCCGCGAGCCGGCGCTGCTGGAGGCCTGGGCCGCCGATCTCGCACGCGCGGTGCAGGCCGCGCGGCTGCGCGCGGAGATCCGCAGCCTGCGCACGGTTCCAGAGCGCCTCGACGCCTGGCTCGACGCCTTCGGCGCGCTGCCGGAGCGCGGCCGCCGGCAGGAGGTCGCCGAGGAGATCGGGGTCACGCGCGAGGCGCTCTACCGCGAGCTCGCGCGGCGCGATGCGGACGGTCGGAGAGCCCCGTGA
- a CDS encoding Spy/CpxP family protein refolding chaperone, whose amino-acid sequence MIRLALAACLCLAPLAAAAQQHAHSPYAGMESREIKSLSADDLDELRRGGGWGLALAAELNGVPGPAHLLELKDEIGLDAEQVAAIAAIHAQMRREAQEAGARLMAAEEALEAAFRGGGLDDTALRRLVDEAGDARADLRFVHLSRHLSTPPLLTAEQIEAYRRLRGYASDPCAAVPEGHDAAMWRRHNGCR is encoded by the coding sequence ATGATCCGCCTCGCCCTCGCCGCCTGCCTCTGCCTCGCGCCGCTGGCCGCCGCCGCCCAGCAGCACGCCCATTCGCCCTATGCCGGCATGGAGAGCCGGGAGATCAAGAGCCTGTCCGCGGACGACCTCGACGAGCTCCGGCGCGGCGGCGGCTGGGGCCTCGCGCTCGCCGCGGAGCTGAACGGGGTGCCGGGGCCGGCGCACCTGCTGGAGCTGAAGGACGAGATCGGCCTCGATGCGGAGCAGGTCGCGGCGATCGCGGCGATCCATGCGCAGATGCGGCGCGAGGCGCAGGAGGCGGGTGCGCGCCTGATGGCGGCCGAGGAAGCGCTCGAGGCCGCGTTCCGCGGGGGCGGGCTCGACGACACGGCGCTGCGCCGCCTCGTGGACGAGGCGGGGGACGCCCGGGCCGACCTGCGCTTCGTGCATCTCTCGCGGCATCTCTCGACGCCGCCGCTGCTGACGGCGGAGCAGATCGAGGCCTATCGGCGGCTGCGCGGCTATGCGAGCGATCCGTGCGCCGCGGTTCCCGAAGGGCACGACGCCGCCATGTGGCGTCGCCACAACGGCTGCCGGTGA
- the tsf gene encoding translation elongation factor Ts: protein MANITAAMVKDLREKTGAGMMDCKNALGETDGDIEAAVDWLRKKGLAKAAKKAGRVAAEGLVAVEVRDNVAGMVEVNSETDFVARNEQFQGFVSEAAKILIGTDGTVDGLSAAAYPGGPGTVAEKLSELIATIGENMTLRRTAKVTVKQGVVASYMHNAVAEGLGKIGVLVAMESTGSNKDELVTLGRQIAMHVAAVNPAAVDASGIDPTTVERESAILREKNAGKPDHVLQKIVESGLKSYYKEVTLLEQSFVHDPSKSVGQVLKEAESKVGGPVAIGGFVRYALGEGIEKEETDFAAEVAAQAGKA from the coding sequence ATGGCGAACATCACCGCGGCGATGGTGAAGGACCTGCGCGAGAAGACCGGCGCGGGCATGATGGACTGCAAGAACGCGCTGGGCGAGACGGACGGCGACATCGAGGCCGCCGTCGACTGGCTGCGCAAGAAGGGCCTCGCCAAGGCGGCGAAGAAGGCCGGCCGCGTGGCGGCCGAGGGCCTCGTCGCCGTGGAGGTGCGCGACAACGTCGCCGGCATGGTCGAGGTGAACTCCGAGACGGACTTCGTCGCCCGCAACGAGCAGTTCCAGGGCTTCGTCTCCGAGGCGGCCAAGATCCTGATCGGCACCGACGGCACCGTGGACGGCCTCTCGGCCGCCGCCTATCCGGGCGGCCCGGGCACCGTCGCCGAGAAGCTGTCCGAGCTCATCGCCACGATCGGCGAGAACATGACGCTGCGCCGCACGGCCAAGGTCACGGTGAAGCAGGGCGTCGTCGCCTCCTACATGCACAACGCCGTCGCCGAGGGCCTCGGCAAGATCGGCGTCCTCGTCGCCATGGAATCGACCGGCTCGAACAAGGACGAGCTCGTCACGCTCGGCCGCCAGATCGCCATGCACGTCGCCGCCGTGAACCCGGCGGCCGTCGACGCCTCGGGCATCGACCCGACGACGGTGGAGCGCGAGTCCGCGATCCTGCGCGAGAAGAACGCCGGCAAGCCGGACCACGTCCTCCAGAAGATCGTCGAGAGCGGGCTGAAGTCCTACTACAAGGAAGTCACCCTCCTCGAGCAGTCCTTCGTGCACGACCCCTCGAAGAGCGTCGGGCAGGTGCTGAAGGAGGCCGAGTCCAAGGTCGGCGGCCCCGTCGCCATCGGCGGCTTCGTGCGCTACGCGCTCGGCGAGGGCATCGAGAAGGAAGAGACCGATTTCGCGGCCGAGGTCGCGGCCCAGGCCGGCAAGGCCTGA
- a CDS encoding 30S ribosomal protein S2, with protein MALPDTSMRQLLEAGAHFGHQAHRWNPKMLPFIFGTRNNIHIIDLAQTVPMFYRALQAVSDTVARGGRVLLVGTKRQAQEAVADAAKRSAQYYVNSRWLGGTLTNWKTISGSISRLRKVDEILDGGAVGLTKKERLMLAREKEKLERALGGIKDMGGVPDLIFVIDTNKEQLAVKEATRLGIPVAAVVDTNCDPDGITYPIPANDDAGRAIALYCDLIARAALDGISRSQGELGIDIGASEAPMVEELPAETGPAEAPVDLSVEQTDTFERLAAPRGAPDDLTKLTGVGPELEQSLNDGGVFHYWQIAALTDEEAAALDADLKLNGKIAQNGWVAQARAMMEAAAA; from the coding sequence ATGGCCCTTCCCGACACCTCCATGCGTCAGCTGCTCGAGGCCGGCGCGCATTTCGGCCACCAGGCGCACCGCTGGAACCCGAAGATGCTGCCCTTCATCTTCGGCACGCGCAACAACATCCACATCATCGACCTCGCCCAGACGGTGCCGATGTTCTACCGCGCCCTGCAGGCGGTGAGCGACACGGTCGCCCGCGGCGGGCGCGTGCTGCTGGTCGGCACCAAGCGCCAGGCCCAGGAGGCGGTGGCGGACGCGGCGAAGCGCTCGGCCCAGTACTACGTCAACTCCCGCTGGCTCGGCGGCACGCTGACGAACTGGAAGACCATCTCGGGCTCGATCTCGCGCCTGCGCAAGGTCGACGAGATCCTCGACGGCGGGGCGGTCGGCCTCACCAAGAAGGAGCGCCTGATGCTCGCCCGCGAGAAGGAGAAGCTCGAGCGGGCGCTCGGCGGCATCAAGGACATGGGCGGCGTGCCCGACCTGATCTTCGTGATCGACACGAACAAGGAGCAGCTGGCGGTGAAGGAGGCGACGCGCCTCGGCATCCCGGTGGCGGCCGTCGTCGACACGAACTGCGATCCGGACGGCATCACCTATCCGATCCCGGCCAACGACGACGCCGGCCGCGCCATCGCGCTCTATTGCGACCTGATCGCCCGCGCGGCGCTCGACGGCATCTCCCGCTCGCAGGGCGAACTGGGCATCGACATCGGCGCCTCCGAGGCCCCGATGGTCGAGGAGCTGCCGGCCGAGACCGGCCCGGCCGAGGCGCCGGTCGACCTCAGCGTCGAGCAGACCGACACGTTCGAGCGCCTGGCCGCCCCGCGCGGCGCGCCGGACGACCTGACCAAGCTCACGGGCGTCGGCCCCGAGCTCGAGCAGTCCCTCAACGACGGCGGCGTCTTCCACTACTGGCAGATCGCCGCGCTGACCGACGAGGAGGCCGCCGCGCTCGACGCCGACCTCAAGCTCAACGGCAAGATCGCGCAGAACGGCTGGGTCGCCCAGGCCCGCGCGATGATGGAAGCCGCCGCCGCGTAA
- a CDS encoding heme ABC transporter permease, producing MLTKLANPSTFLRWSGALVPWLAGLTVVTLLVGLYMAWFVAPPDYQQGETIRIMYIHVPSAWLALFLYAMMSASAIGTLVWRHPLADVSQKAAAPIGAAFTLVCLITGALWGKPMWGTYWVWDARLTSVLVLFLVYCGIVALWRTIEDPSRAARAVAILTLVGALNLPIIKFSVDWWNTLHQPASVFRMDGPTIYPSMLYPLLVMALAFSLLAVTLHMYAMRTEVYKRRVRTLSILEAERLDAERVAA from the coding sequence ATGCTGACGAAACTCGCCAATCCGAGCACGTTCCTGCGCTGGTCGGGCGCGCTCGTGCCCTGGCTCGCGGGCCTCACCGTGGTCACGCTTCTCGTCGGCCTCTACATGGCCTGGTTCGTCGCCCCGCCGGACTACCAGCAGGGCGAGACGATCCGCATCATGTACATCCACGTGCCGTCCGCGTGGCTGGCGCTCTTCCTCTATGCGATGATGAGCGCGTCGGCCATCGGCACGCTGGTCTGGCGCCATCCCCTCGCCGACGTCTCGCAGAAGGCGGCCGCGCCCATCGGCGCCGCGTTCACGCTGGTGTGCCTGATCACCGGGGCGCTCTGGGGCAAGCCGATGTGGGGCACCTACTGGGTGTGGGACGCCCGGCTCACCTCCGTGCTCGTGCTCTTCCTCGTCTATTGCGGCATCGTCGCGCTCTGGCGCACGATCGAGGACCCGTCCCGCGCCGCCCGCGCGGTGGCGATCCTGACGCTGGTCGGCGCGCTGAACCTGCCGATCATCAAGTTCTCCGTCGACTGGTGGAACACGCTGCACCAGCCGGCCTCGGTCTTCCGCATGGACGGGCCGACCATCTACCCCTCGATGCTCTATCCGCTGCTGGTGATGGCGCTCGCCTTCAGCCTTCTCGCGGTGACGCTGCACATGTACGCCATGCGCACCGAGGTCTACAAACGCCGGGTGCGCACGCTCTCGATCCTCGAGGCCGAGCGCCTCGACGCCGAACGCGTCGCCGCCTGA
- the ccmD gene encoding heme exporter protein CcmD, with protein MPDPHAPFIIASYAAWILITGGLIARLVLDHRAQKRALAELEARGGGRGRRGGGGGGAVARPVREGA; from the coding sequence ATGCCCGACCCTCACGCCCCCTTCATCATCGCGAGCTACGCCGCCTGGATCCTGATCACCGGCGGGCTGATCGCGCGCCTCGTCCTCGATCATCGCGCCCAGAAGCGCGCGCTGGCCGAGCTCGAAGCCCGCGGCGGCGGCCGCGGCCGTCGCGGCGGCGGCGGGGGCGGCGCCGTCGCGCGGCCCGTGCGCGAGGGCGCCTGA
- a CDS encoding DsbE family thiol:disulfide interchange protein: MDDRPTPPPETEPAEAKRAADPAPRARIRLIFLLPVLIFAGLSIVFFIGLFGDPSRVPSVLIGRPAPQVTLPPLEGLRDAGAQIPGFSSADLAGTPERPVTIVNVWASWCGPCRVEHPVLMELAELPFVTMVGINYKDAPENARRFLGALGNPYDRVGVDSSGRSAIDWGVYGVPETFIVDAEGIVRHKHIGPIEPGQIGPFLEALRAALPEGMRGRVPEV; the protein is encoded by the coding sequence ATGGACGACCGCCCGACCCCGCCGCCCGAGACCGAGCCCGCCGAGGCGAAGCGCGCCGCCGATCCCGCGCCGCGCGCCCGTATCCGGCTGATCTTCCTGCTGCCGGTCCTGATCTTCGCCGGCCTCTCGATCGTGTTCTTCATCGGCCTGTTCGGCGACCCGTCGCGCGTGCCGTCCGTCCTGATCGGGCGCCCCGCGCCGCAGGTGACGCTGCCGCCGCTCGAGGGGCTGCGGGACGCCGGCGCGCAGATCCCCGGCTTCTCCAGCGCCGATCTCGCCGGCACGCCGGAGCGGCCGGTGACCATCGTCAACGTCTGGGCCTCCTGGTGCGGCCCCTGCCGCGTCGAGCATCCGGTGCTGATGGAGCTCGCCGAATTGCCCTTCGTCACCATGGTGGGCATCAACTACAAGGACGCGCCGGAGAACGCCCGGCGCTTCCTCGGCGCGCTCGGCAATCCCTACGACCGCGTCGGCGTCGATTCGAGCGGCCGCTCCGCCATCGACTGGGGCGTCTACGGCGTGCCGGAGACCTTCATCGTCGACGCCGAGGGCATCGTGCGCCACAAGCACATCGGCCCGATCGAGCCGGGCCAGATCGGCCCCTTCCTCGAGGCTCTGCGCGCGGCGCTGCCGGAGGGGATGCGGGGGCGCGTGCCCGAGGTTTGA
- a CDS encoding SDR family oxidoreductase encodes MPNTRWTIVTGASSGIGAEIARQFSAIGHNLVLVARRREKMEALAAELTAADRGFVEIVELDLAEPDAPAKLHAQVTQMGLGVHTLVNNAGFGLRGEFVDLGLEEQVTMIELNVTALTRLSRLFLPDLIKRGQGGILNVSSLAAFQAGPHMAVYHATKAYVLSLSEALHEEAKPFGVTVTALCPGATESEFGARAGMEGSRLFSRARMDAARVAKIGVEAYRAGHAVSTPGTRNKLVKALGRVLPRSVMRKAAGEMVG; translated from the coding sequence ATGCCGAACACGCGCTGGACCATCGTCACGGGAGCCTCGAGCGGGATCGGCGCCGAGATCGCGCGCCAATTCTCCGCCATCGGGCACAACCTCGTCCTCGTGGCGCGCCGGCGCGAGAAGATGGAGGCGCTCGCCGCCGAGCTGACGGCGGCGGATCGCGGCTTCGTCGAGATCGTCGAGCTCGACCTCGCCGAGCCCGACGCGCCGGCGAAGCTCCACGCGCAGGTGACGCAGATGGGCTTGGGCGTCCACACGCTCGTCAACAATGCCGGCTTCGGCCTGCGCGGCGAGTTCGTCGATCTCGGCCTCGAGGAGCAGGTGACGATGATCGAGCTCAACGTCACCGCGCTCACCCGGCTCTCGCGGCTGTTCCTGCCCGACCTGATCAAGCGCGGCCAGGGCGGCATCCTCAACGTCTCCTCGCTCGCCGCCTTCCAGGCGGGCCCGCACATGGCGGTCTACCACGCCACCAAGGCCTACGTGCTCTCGCTCTCCGAGGCGCTGCACGAGGAGGCCAAGCCCTTCGGCGTCACGGTGACGGCGCTCTGCCCCGGCGCCACGGAGAGCGAGTTCGGCGCCCGCGCCGGCATGGAGGGCTCGCGGCTGTTCTCACGCGCGCGGATGGACGCGGCCCGCGTCGCCAAGATCGGCGTCGAGGCCTACCGCGCCGGGCACGCGGTCTCGACCCCTGGAACGCGCAACAAGCTCGTCAAGGCGCTGGGCCGCGTCCTGCCGCGCTCGGTGATGCGCAAGGCGGCGGGAGAGATGGTGGGGTGA
- a CDS encoding vitamin K epoxide reductase family protein, whose amino-acid sequence MKRVLMEATSPGYTPERLRRQVRHDRGREMRYRRAIVATSLVGMASMAFVTLFQTGLVRRLPDPPTRRPHFDTAKVNNSDEAWSYGMPDGPLTLAMHAANLTLAASGPPERWRERPWIPVAASAFSGAQAAVAAKYLFHDMPYVDRAWCPYCVVDALAHFASFGLTLPESARAIRGR is encoded by the coding sequence ATGAAGCGCGTCCTCATGGAAGCGACGAGCCCCGGCTACACGCCCGAGCGCCTGAGACGGCAAGTGCGCCACGATCGCGGGCGGGAGATGCGCTATCGCCGCGCCATCGTCGCGACCTCGCTCGTCGGCATGGCCTCGATGGCCTTCGTCACCCTGTTCCAGACCGGCCTGGTGCGCCGCCTGCCGGACCCGCCGACGCGCCGGCCGCATTTCGACACGGCCAAGGTGAACAATTCCGACGAGGCCTGGTCCTACGGCATGCCGGACGGCCCGCTGACGCTCGCGATGCACGCGGCGAACCTGACCCTCGCGGCGTCCGGCCCGCCGGAGCGCTGGCGCGAGCGGCCCTGGATTCCGGTCGCCGCGAGCGCCTTCTCCGGCGCGCAGGCGGCGGTGGCCGCGAAATACCTGTTCCACGACATGCCCTATGTCGACCGCGCCTGGTGCCCCTATTGCGTCGTCGACGCGCTGGCGCATTTCGCCTCCTTCGGGCTGACACTGCCGGAGAGCGCCCGGGCGATTCGCGGGCGGTGA
- a CDS encoding methylglyoxal synthase translates to MPPESADTRPIVALVAHDEKKADLVAFCSGHRAALSRYRLVATGTTGGRIAEALPELEVTRLKSGPLGGDQQIGALIAEEKVAALIFFVDAMTPHPHDVDVKALMRLAILYDIPFALNRATAELVLEADAAA, encoded by the coding sequence ATGCCGCCTGAAAGCGCCGATACGCGCCCCATCGTCGCCCTCGTCGCCCACGACGAGAAGAAGGCGGACCTCGTCGCCTTCTGCTCCGGCCATCGCGCGGCGCTCTCCCGCTATCGGCTGGTGGCGACGGGCACGACCGGCGGGCGCATCGCGGAGGCGCTCCCCGAGCTGGAGGTGACCCGCCTCAAGTCCGGCCCGCTCGGCGGCGACCAGCAGATCGGCGCGCTGATCGCCGAGGAGAAGGTCGCGGCCCTGATCTTCTTCGTCGACGCGATGACGCCCCACCCGCACGACGTCGACGTCAAGGCCCTGATGCGCCTCGCCATCCTCTACGACATCCCGTTCGCGCTGAACCGGGCGACCGCGGAGCTGGTGCTGGAGGCGGACGCGGCGGCCTAG
- a CDS encoding IS1182 family transposase: protein MSTSKTFRPWDVEQSWLLPPSIHDFVPPGHAAHFVRETVREGLDLRDILSAYIELRGYPPYHPAMMVALLLYGYSRGVYSSRQLARACEERVDFMAVTGLQRPDFRTIADFRKRHLKALGRLFEQVLRLCRAAGLVQLGHVALDGTKIKANASRHKAMSYGRMKSAEPALADAVAGWLDRAETADREEDAAHGERRGDEMPDWAADKLRRLERIRAAKAALEAEAAAPAGGEDEDGPGPSSGMQDRGRPKRAPDGGPPDKAQRNFTDPDSRIQPTRDGFIQGYNAQIAVDAAHQVIVAHRLQSNPGDVDALVPLVDAVRRNLGAKPREISADAGFCSEANLGALKARRIRAYVAVGRAKHATGVPATERRLSKSPLTRAMAETLARAGRRSRYRLRKQVVEPVFGQIKQDRGMRQLLLRGLGAVRAEWALVCTAHNIAKLVAAHNRPRPAG from the coding sequence ATGAGCACGAGCAAGACGTTTCGCCCCTGGGATGTCGAGCAGAGCTGGCTTCTGCCGCCGTCCATTCACGACTTCGTCCCGCCTGGGCACGCGGCGCACTTCGTGCGCGAGACGGTGCGTGAGGGGCTGGATCTGCGGGATATCCTGAGCGCCTACATCGAGCTGCGAGGCTATCCGCCGTATCATCCGGCGATGATGGTGGCGCTTCTGCTGTACGGCTACAGCCGCGGGGTCTACTCCTCGCGCCAGCTGGCGCGAGCCTGCGAGGAGCGGGTCGACTTCATGGCGGTGACGGGCCTGCAGCGGCCGGACTTCCGCACGATCGCGGACTTCCGCAAGCGCCATCTCAAGGCGCTGGGGCGCCTGTTCGAGCAGGTGCTGCGCCTGTGCCGGGCGGCGGGACTGGTGCAGCTCGGGCACGTCGCTCTGGACGGCACGAAGATCAAGGCGAACGCCTCGCGGCACAAGGCGATGAGCTATGGCCGCATGAAGAGCGCGGAGCCGGCGCTGGCCGATGCGGTGGCGGGCTGGCTCGACCGGGCCGAGACGGCGGACCGCGAGGAGGATGCCGCGCACGGCGAGCGGCGCGGGGACGAGATGCCGGACTGGGCGGCGGACAAGCTGCGCCGGCTGGAGCGGATCCGGGCGGCCAAGGCCGCGCTGGAGGCCGAGGCGGCGGCGCCGGCGGGCGGCGAGGACGAGGACGGCCCCGGTCCCTCCAGCGGCATGCAGGATCGCGGGCGGCCCAAGCGCGCGCCCGACGGCGGCCCGCCGGACAAGGCGCAGCGCAACTTCACCGACCCCGACAGCCGCATCCAGCCGACCCGCGACGGCTTCATCCAGGGCTACAACGCCCAGATCGCCGTCGACGCCGCCCACCAGGTGATCGTCGCCCACCGCCTCCAGAGCAATCCGGGCGACGTCGACGCCCTCGTCCCCCTGGTGGACGCCGTGCGCCGCAATCTCGGAGCCAAGCCCCGCGAGATCTCGGCGGACGCCGGCTTCTGCTCGGAGGCGAACCTCGGCGCCCTGAAGGCGCGCCGCATCCGCGCCTACGTCGCCGTCGGCCGCGCCAAGCACGCCACCGGGGTCCCGGCGACCGAGCGGCGCCTCTCGAAATCACCCCTGACCCGGGCCATGGCCGAGACGCTCGCCCGCGCCGGGCGGCGCAGCCGCTACAGGCTGCGCAAGCAGGTCGTCGAGCCCGTCTTCGGGCAGATCAAGCAGGATCGCGGGATGCGCCAGCTCCTCTTGCGCGGCCTCGGCGCCGTCAGGGCCGAATGGGCGCTCGTCTGCACCGCTCACAACATCGCGAAGCTCGTCGCCGCTCACAACCGACCGAGGCCGGCCGGATGA
- a CDS encoding NAD(P)/FAD-dependent oxidoreductase, protein MNDIEDCAVVGGGIGGLTAAIYLARFRRRVVVLDGADSRARWIPRSRNHPAFPEGVTGDELLSRLRAQLARYGVTPVHDRVTAIVREGDGFRLSRASGAETRARLVILATGVSDIEPPIPDAFDAVKHGLVRHCPICDAYEAIDKRLAVLGRGDHCLGEALFLRTYTPHIVALTNGAPLGCAAESRARMDEAGVRLNEAPIAAIARAEDGAGVVIRFADGETLRVDALYSAMGMRPHAELAADLGVALSSDRRIPADDHQRTSADGVWAVGDVVTGLNQLGVAMAQGEIAATDAHNRLRRKEGLSVG, encoded by the coding sequence ATGAACGACATCGAGGACTGCGCCGTCGTCGGCGGCGGCATCGGCGGCCTGACCGCCGCGATCTATCTCGCCCGGTTCCGCCGGCGCGTCGTCGTGCTCGACGGCGCGGACTCGCGGGCCCGCTGGATTCCGCGCTCGCGCAATCACCCGGCCTTTCCCGAAGGCGTCACCGGCGACGAGCTGCTGAGCCGCCTTCGCGCCCAGCTCGCGCGATACGGCGTCACGCCGGTGCACGACCGGGTGACCGCCATCGTGCGGGAGGGCGACGGCTTCCGGCTGTCGCGCGCGTCGGGCGCCGAGACGCGCGCGCGGCTCGTGATCCTCGCCACCGGGGTCTCGGATATCGAGCCGCCGATCCCGGACGCTTTCGACGCGGTGAAGCACGGCCTCGTGCGCCATTGCCCGATCTGCGACGCCTACGAGGCGATCGACAAGCGGCTCGCGGTGCTGGGCCGCGGCGACCATTGCCTGGGCGAGGCGCTGTTCCTGCGCACCTACACGCCGCACATCGTGGCGCTGACCAACGGCGCGCCGCTCGGCTGCGCCGCGGAGAGCCGCGCCCGCATGGACGAAGCGGGCGTGCGCCTGAACGAGGCGCCGATCGCCGCGATCGCGCGGGCGGAGGACGGCGCGGGCGTGGTGATCCGCTTCGCGGACGGCGAGACGCTGCGCGTCGACGCGCTCTATTCCGCCATGGGCATGCGCCCGCATGCGGAGCTCGCGGCCGATCTCGGCGTCGCGCTCTCCTCCGACCGGCGCATCCCCGCCGACGACCATCAGCGCACTTCGGCCGACGGCGTGTGGGCCGTGGGCGACGTCGTCACCGGCCTCAACCAGCTCGGCGTCGCGATGGCGCAGGGCGAGATCGCCGCCACCGACGCGCACAACCGGCTGCGGCGGAAGGAGGGGTTGAGCGTGGGCTAG